CTCTCAATGTCACATCATCAGTTAACGTTGGATGAATAACGGTCAATTAGTTTAACATGATTTTGAAACTACTACACCccgtaatttaccctaaaaacaaattttcaaaattgtcCCAACCTCACTTAACTTATTGTGTAAGACTGTTGAATTGGATAAGCTTATTCATTTATTCCTGGATTAGAAAAATAATATCAAACACGGCCTTAGTCTTTCACCTATGATCTTGAACATCTACAGTTATggactcattatttatttaacatatattTGTTATCTCATCTTCTCAACCTCAATATTTTATGGGTCTTGGGCACCCTGTCCCCAAAAAACTTTCAATCGTGACTAAAAAGAGAATGAACTATATAACTATACTTGAAAACTTTATTAGAATCTTATATTGGACTTTATGAATtatggctgtgtttggtatgatttattggaatacattccaagaatgcataccaaacacaacctaattGTCGAGGAAGCCATTCCCCCGCCAAGGCAATTTCTATCATATACCAGTGTGTGATGAGTTCCTAACCATATGACTATGTTAATAGTATCGTTACTAATCATGGGTTAAAATTCAAACCAATCAAACTCCTCAATGTCTtaatataattttgaaaatatttaggATGATTGTTTCCTACATGTTCTGTTAAGGAAGCCTTTCTTCGACAACCTCAATATTTGTCATGTGGTATCTTAGATAGGTCTAAAAACTTACGGACAAGTAGATCTAAGGTCTCATactcacatatcaagtttcaaccccCCCCCATcacataagggtgtcaaaagtcAATCCGAACTAGTTGGGCCGACAAAAAACTGAACCAATTCCCTTAATCCACGGGATTTGATGCCTCCCATTGAGCAATTGTTGTTTGTGGTAGGGGTATGGCTGACGTAGCATTTTTTTAATCGAGTTTTCTTTCGGCAACAATAAAGAGAGAACCTCTTAATCTATGGGATTTGATCCACCAATTGGactgatttcttttttttcttttttttttggtaagaattggACTGATTTCGAACCTTTATAAATAGGTCACCTTGAATAAAGAAATTCTCTCTTCACTATATGGCTGCTGAAAATTTTTCATGATCTGTCATTCAAATGCatctcccccccctccccattgCTTATCCATAAATATATCCCTCAAAGAGTTCAAAATCCGATTACTTATTCCTTCATCATCAACTCAATTTTAATTCTTAATCAGTCATTGCTTTAAATCAAATGGATTCCGACTTCAACCAAGAATGGAGAATAAGTAAGATATAAATCCATTGTTTACTCAGCGAGTTAGAAACGAAAATATTTACTCAAATATTTGGGTGTGTTGGTGCGTTTAAGAGGATCCCCTTCTCAAGTTTTAATCCAAACAAAGTTGGTTGATCGACGAAATGGAACTCTGAAAAATCCATGATCAAAGGAGAATAGACAATAAAAATCAGAGCATTGTAAATACTTCATGGAGATGCGCATACCAATATACAaaggatatttgattgaatttaaatttgacacatggctaatTCGGACCTTGATCTATCTATTTCAACGGTCACAATGACCATATTAAGTAATGTGGCAAAATTGGGTGGACCATCAAGGGACTCCCTTGACTAGTTAGTCCATGTAATAAAATTTCTTGTCTTATTTAATCATGGGTAATTCCCACAACGTCAAACTAGGAAATCGCATCAATAAAAGGACAGATGAAGGATTGGTTAAGTAGAGAGCCTACATTTtaggattcggctcctctctagggagctcagtgcctagggggcatccaagggttgggctgtgccacacataTCTTGATGCATGTTTAGAAATATGTGTGGTACAATCCAACGGCTGAATGTTCCATAAGCATGTTGGGCTCCctctggagaggagctcaatcccacATTTTATATGAGAAGAGAGAATGTTAGTTTAAGTTTCATGACCATGGAACGAGGAATCAGTATTGTATCATACTTGGTCAATCCTGGTCAGGGAAAAAAAGTACACACCGAGGCAAAACTGATCCGACCCGATAAAGGTCCAATATAGACCGATCTGAGCCGATATTGTGCCAGGCCCAAAAAGACACCTTTTTCTCCGATTCCAACCCGATCCAAGGCCGATACAGAATGGTATTtgataccaattactaaatcACTGCTCACGATACATCATCATCAGTGAAGGTGAAAAGGAATCCCCAGTCCATTTCAAATTTTGGTCAATgctgaaaataaaagagataacGATTTGGTTGGAATTTCTACAATTAGTGCTGAGTAAAAAAGCGCCTGGGCATGTGTGGTGCACTGCCCTTGCGTCCAAACACAGGATTTGTGAAATGACCGTCACACCCTGAGAAATTCAGTCTTTCATAGGGTGCGGCAGTCAGTTCGCATGCTCCTGTGTTTTGGACTTTTGGGCATAGGAGCAGGGCAGTCGTACCGCGCGTCCAGGTAACAGTTACTTGCCCTTTTAATAAATatgaataaaaattaagaaCATGGTCTCCTTCACCTGTGTTGTGTTCTATTTCATcgtttttttacccaaaaaaaaaaggggttctATTTCATCGTTTAAAATTCAACCTCAAACGCGTTTCTTTATATGTATTATGTTCTCctgatcaaagaagaggtagaGATTTCCTTTCTTTCATCTCAAAACCATGGATAACGAAACTGAGACAAACCCTTCAGAGACTGCAGGGAAACCCATTCGGTGCAAAGGTTCATTCTTCTTAACAAgaatccctttcttctatctcataTAGATTtatactcctttttttttttttaaatctgttACAGTCTCTGTTCTTAACTCTTTGAAGTCAACAGCTGCAATATGCAAAAACCCAGAAGAAGCTCTGGTGATAGAAGAAATCGAAGTAGCCCCACCTCAAGCCTGGGAAGTTCGAATCAAGATACTCTGTACCTCTCTGTGTCACAGCGATGTTACCTTCTGGAAGATGCAAGTAAGTTTTCCTCTGCTTCTCCCTTCAAAttcccaaataaaaaatgagatcTTGGGTGGAAATGAACAGTtctaattcaattttgatttgcaGAAACCTTTCGGGACTTTCCCTACAATTTTCGGGCATGAGGCAGTCGGGTAATTCCAattgaatttcattcaaaaaatccattttcgtatcATCAAAGTGTCTCTGTTAAaaatctttttctattttttgttttgttttgtttcagaGTTGTGGAGAGTGTTGGGGAGTTTGTGGAGGAGGTAGAGAAGGGGGACATAGTGGTTCCAGTGTTCTTGGCAAACTGTGAAGAATGTAAAGACTGCAAGTCAGAGAAGAGCAATATCTGCTCAAAGATACCGTTCAAAGTGAACCCAGGAATGCCCAGGGACGGAAGCAGCAGATTTAGAGACTCAAATGGTGAAGTGATCAACCATTTCTTATCTGTTTCTAGCTTCTCTGAGTATACAGTGGTGGACATTATTCACCTTGTCAAGGTCACTCAACCTATCCCTGCGGACAAAGCTTGCTTGCTTAGCTGTGGCGTTTCCACTGGTTAGTCTGTCACCTCTATTGTTTTCATTGTTTAATGGAAttaacctgaatttttttttatgggagaatgaggctgctgcgcccaggcacatgggttTGTCACTCAGGAGAGTACggtgatcattgcgcccacccctaTGTGCTTGGACATAGCCTGTGCTGGAGCACAGAGATCAacgtccctttttttttttttattaaagcaAGAGTTTTGGAAGAACAaaggaattaaaaataaaggatttatggatctgatgttttttttaatcatgtaaTTGGAATATTAGAATATAATAGATAATGAAAGCCAGGTTTAGCTGTATCCAGATGAGACCTTAAATAGGCAATAGAATATATTCGGctctttttaataaaaattttggGAAAAGAAACATTATCCAGCCGTGTAGCACAGCATGTACCTGTGTCCAGACACAACCACATGTGAAACGAACAATGCACCCCTgaacttttttgtctttttaggGTATGCATCGATCATTTTGTGCGCAACTGTGACTGGTGCAGGTACATGATCAAGTCTAAAACAAATTGTAGGAATCATAATTTATCATAATCAGAGCCAATTCTGAtccaaattttaaattattcttATGATGTGCATATTTGACTTCAAGATTTAGGTGggaaaaccaaataaattattcATAAAAGATTGGAATATGAGGAAGGGGATTGGATTTGCTTATGGGGTGCACATATAAGTGTTGGATGTATTTACCAACCCAATTAACCACATGCCCGGGCGGCCAGGGCGACAAATgctttattaattattttagaaAGTCTTATGTTAACTTATTCGTTAGTTTGAGTAAAATCAATTTGGTGTTTCTACCAATGGTGGATGACTATtatgtatttgtttatttttgcaTATAAACTATTCTACCAACTAATCTGAATTGAGACAACAAAAAGTGAGATTAATTAGATTAGATTTATATGGGAAATGCAGGGGTGGGGGCAGCAACAAAGATAGCCAAAGTAGAAGAAGGGTCTACAGTAGCCATTTTTGGACTTGGAGCAGTTGGACTTGCTGTACGTATGATcttgactttttttttaattgtcttCATTCCAAGGTCTCACCCACTTTTTTCCTATTTCAATACCAAGTTCAaatttctatccaaaaaaaaaaaatttaataaaaaatatcaagGTCAAATGATGTGGTCTTAATATCCCGTCATCTATCTATTAAGGTCCTATTTGTTTTGTGTAGCCGTGTAGGtaacaaattttgaaaaaaaaatgatgtatttTTTGCTAATTTGACATTTAACCTGTAAAATCATGTTTTCTATAAAAGTCATTTATTTAATTAgattcttaaatttttttacaCATAATAGTTATTATGTTGATAGGGGATTAGGCCTGATCGTCATAGATTTCTAGGATGTTTATTTTATATGATGGTTCATaacattttttttggagagagagagagagagagagagagagagaggagggttcCTAAGCTAGATGAGGAACATGAGGTCTTGAACtataaggctgtgtttggcaTGAATCCTCATAATAGATTTTcagtctagaatgcattttgaaattctttttattttttttttcttgttttataatACGTTCTATACCCAAAATATATtctaagaatacataccaaacacaacatagATCTATTGGGCCTAGGCTCAACTACACTAACCTCAAGCCAGTTGTTCTTTGACGATTCAGTTCTTATTACTTTACAATGAGGAGCAAAGCCAATGACAtttaaattaaggaaaaatagtTACCTAAACATAAGTGTACTGTTGTCTTCTTACATaagatttttattgttttttcacCTACCGTGATCATATACTCATATGGCCCCCATTATGATGACGTTAGCGTAGTGAGGGACAAAAGGTCAGGGGAAAAGTAGAAACCCTAAAGGTTGAAGTACctatcttctcttttccttgtcTGTCCTTTTAGGACCATTCTCCTTTTAGCGATGATGTGACTCGTAACAAAAAAGATTGATCCTTTATTACTAAATGAAAATATGGAAGCAGTTTTTGTACAGTGTGATCTACGTCAGcgttcccatgtgtctatctctcttctgcTTAAAACAAAGGgatagaagtgtcttttcatatgaggaggagagagagactcatgggagtgctggtgtagaccatactcccggacagagaactttttcccatgaAAATAATAGACAATTTCCTAATAAAATCTTTTGATcaaattgttttaattttacttAATAAATTTTATGAAAAAAGATTTCTGTTAAGGAGTAGAACTCTTGTGCCCAAACATAAGATGGGACAAAATGATCATCCACACAAACCCACCCCATGAAAGTACGGAAATCTCATCCTTCTTGATGCTTTCATTTCATGTGCACTCTATGCTTTTGGAGAGAATTCTTctccaaattttattttgaagagGGTTTTCCATAATAGTAATTTGCTTGCCACATTAAtaatttttctgaaaaaaaaatgagagaaagaacgcTCGTGTGTGGTGCATGGCCCCTGCATTTAGACAGAGGGTTGAATGAATGACCGTTAAATTCCGTGGAAAGCTGAAAATTAAGGGTACAGTGATCATTTTGCATGTATTGTGTCTGGTTTCTAGGACAATGCACTGCACACTACCAGGTAACGTTTTCTATCCCAATAATCTtgtacccaaaacaaaaaaagaatataaaaaataaaagtttatAGAAACAAGTGACAACAGAATTACCTGAGACTACTTACACTCCATGCACATATACAGGTTGCAGTGGGAGCAAAATTGAGTGGAGCTTCAAAAATCATCGGTGTTGACCTGAATCCTGAAAAATCTGAGATAGGTTTGATGCACTATGTGACCCTCAATTTTGCTTATATTTTGAAATTATTATGCATTATCTAGTGAGTTATCTACCAATATACCGGATTAGGAATGAAAAATAAAGCAAATTCATTATTTTTTGCAGGAAAGAAATTTGGAATCACCGACTTTGTGAACCCAAAGGACTGTGGAGAGAGACCCATCAGTGAGGTTCGtgtttttccctttctctgtctGTCTATCTTTCCTCCATGGATTTATCATTTGTGGATGAAATAATTAAATCAGTGAGGTCCGATCCGATACGATCAGTGTTTTTAAGTAATGGAGAATGTTGCGCCACAGGTGATTGTGGAAATGACTGAAGGAGGTGCTGACTATTGCTTCGAATGCATTGGCTTGGCTAATGTGATGGCAGACGCCTTCGCTAGTTGCAGAGATGTATGTATTACAACAAACTACTACACCCCCTTATACATTTCAACCCTATTCATATCGGTATCGGTGATGACCAATC
The sequence above is a segment of the Telopea speciosissima isolate NSW1024214 ecotype Mountain lineage chromosome 7, Tspe_v1, whole genome shotgun sequence genome. Coding sequences within it:
- the LOC122666853 gene encoding alcohol dehydrogenase-like 1, producing MDNETETNPSETAGKPIRCKAAICKNPEEALVIEEIEVAPPQAWEVRIKILCTSLCHSDVTFWKMQKPFGTFPTIFGHEAVGVVESVGEFVEEVEKGDIVVPVFLANCEECKDCKSEKSNICSKIPFKVNPGMPRDGSSRFRDSNGEVINHFLSVSSFSEYTVVDIIHLVKVTQPIPADKACLLSCGVSTGVGAATKIAKVEEGSTVAIFGLGAVGLAVAVGAKLSGASKIIGVDLNPEKSEIGKKFGITDFVNPKDCGERPISEVIVEMTEGGADYCFECIGLANVMADAFASCRDGWGSTVILGVEMHGAPISVNSFMILRGKSIAGSLFGGIKAKSDIPRLAKMYLDKELQLDEFITDEVGFQDINKAFDLLLQGKSLRCIIWMDR